From Candidatus Neomarinimicrobiota bacterium, one genomic window encodes:
- a CDS encoding dihydroorotate dehydrogenase electron transfer subunit → MKCDRQTLPIAAIREENPSLRTFTFKGSLNAEPGQFIMLTIFSQGEKPFSILDVDENSFSMTIKNIGPFTERLFKMDVGDLVSVRGPYGQSFKRQSGNILMVGGGFATPPLRFLAKKLREDGVKRLVNINGARSADDLLYVEDFEILCHQSHLATDDGSKGHEGTSVDVMEKVLQNETFDQIYISGPEKMMSAAAAVAKKHHLPYEVNLERYMKCGVGICGSCVMDPTGLILCMEGPIVDHETLDGLDDFGVSHRGKTGRIQPL, encoded by the coding sequence TTGAAGTGTGATCGTCAAACCTTACCCATAGCCGCGATCCGCGAAGAAAACCCCTCCCTGCGCACCTTCACTTTTAAAGGCTCGCTCAATGCTGAGCCTGGCCAGTTTATCATGCTTACCATTTTTAGTCAGGGCGAAAAACCGTTTTCCATTTTGGATGTGGATGAAAATTCATTTTCCATGACCATTAAGAATATAGGTCCATTTACAGAGCGACTCTTTAAGATGGATGTAGGTGACCTGGTTTCTGTCCGTGGTCCATACGGACAATCTTTCAAGCGCCAATCTGGAAACATCCTCATGGTTGGGGGAGGATTTGCCACACCACCCCTCCGGTTCCTGGCAAAAAAGCTTAGAGAGGATGGCGTCAAGCGGCTGGTCAATATTAATGGTGCCCGCTCAGCTGACGATTTACTCTATGTTGAGGACTTTGAGATTCTCTGCCATCAATCTCATTTAGCTACTGATGATGGTTCCAAGGGACACGAGGGGACGAGTGTTGATGTGATGGAAAAAGTCCTACAGAACGAAACCTTCGATCAGATTTACATCTCTGGACCCGAAAAGATGATGAGTGCAGCAGCGGCGGTTGCAAAAAAGCATCACTTGCCATACGAAGTGAATCTTGAACGTTATATGAAATGTGGTGTAGGCATTTGTGGTTCCTGCGTCATGGATCCTACTGGATTAATCCTGTGTATGGAAGGCCCCATTGTTGACCATGAGACATTGGATGGCTTGGATGACTTTGGTGTGTCCCATCGTGGAAAAACCGGGAGGATACAACCCTTATGA